In Synechococcus sp. HK05, a genomic segment contains:
- a CDS encoding RpoD/SigA family RNA polymerase sigma factor has product MTASGLSPGGASRRRSSDPISWYLSTIGRVPLLTPAEEIELGNQVQAMMRLTEEEPESGYTDQQKKTIRVGRRSKERMMKANLRLVVSVAKKYQGKGLELLDLIQEGSLGLERAVEKFDPTRGYKFSTYAFWWIRQSMTRAIACQSRTIRLPVHLSERLTAIRKVSLDLAHKLGAMPSRKEIAEAMEMPIDELDSLLRQALTTSSLDAPVNGEEGRSFLGDLIADNSHAEPLDQVERGMHHEQLSRWLSHLTEQERQVLELRFGLEGEERHTLAEIGRMLDVSRERVRQVELKALRKLRHLTRRMPSSL; this is encoded by the coding sequence ATGACCGCTTCAGGACTTTCCCCTGGCGGCGCCAGTCGCCGCAGGAGCAGTGACCCGATCAGCTGGTACCTCTCCACCATTGGCCGCGTGCCGCTCTTAACCCCAGCTGAGGAAATCGAACTGGGGAATCAGGTGCAGGCAATGATGCGGCTCACCGAAGAGGAGCCCGAGAGCGGTTATACCGATCAGCAAAAGAAAACCATTCGTGTGGGCCGCCGTTCCAAGGAACGGATGATGAAAGCCAACCTGCGCCTGGTGGTGAGCGTTGCCAAGAAATATCAAGGGAAAGGCTTAGAACTGCTCGACCTGATTCAAGAGGGCTCTTTGGGCCTCGAGCGGGCCGTAGAAAAGTTCGACCCCACCCGCGGTTACAAGTTCTCCACCTACGCCTTCTGGTGGATCCGCCAGAGCATGACCCGCGCCATTGCTTGCCAGTCGCGCACCATTCGCCTGCCGGTGCACCTCTCCGAGCGGCTCACCGCCATCCGCAAGGTGAGCCTGGATCTAGCCCACAAGCTCGGCGCCATGCCCAGTCGCAAGGAAATCGCCGAGGCGATGGAGATGCCCATCGACGAGCTGGATTCGCTCTTGCGCCAAGCCCTCACCACCTCGAGCCTCGATGCACCGGTGAACGGCGAGGAAGGCCGCAGCTTCCTAGGCGACCTGATCGCCGACAACAGCCATGCCGAACCGCTCGATCAGGTGGAGCGCGGCATGCACCACGAGCAGCTGAGCCGCTGGCTCAGCCACCTCACCGAACAGGAGCGGCAGGTGCTCGAGCTGCGCTTCGGCCTCGAGGGCGAAGAGCGGCACACCCTGGCCGAGATCGGCCGCATGCTCGATGTGTCGCGCGAGCGTGTGCGCCAGGTGGAACTCAAGGCCCTGCGCAAACTGCGACACCTCACCCGCCGGATGCCCAGCAGCCTCTAA
- a CDS encoding NAD(P)H-hydrate dehydratase, whose protein sequence is MPQPTWPPRDAEHLLVSGGQMAALEQQLFASGLPVEALMEKAALAVARRLQQPDWWPQLQRSGALVLVGPGHNGGDGLVVARELHLAGIAVRIWSPFERHKPLTAAHLRHARWLGIPQLDAPPDPADPAVWIDALFGIGQSRPPGDALETLLHQRQQLRPNQLIAIDGPTGLCADSGQLLGRVAACAALSLSIGLIKQGFLQDQALAWVGRLERIELGLQASLLQAFEPDQPRVLWGRDLESAPWPQPSAAASKYERGRLLVIAGSDVYRGASQLCLQGASASGVGSLRAALPRPVAEQLWSVQPHVVVSAALEAHPSGSLQLGGLSESALERLDAVVLGPGLGGTAAAEAAAEASSWQRLQQFPGLLLLDADGLNRLAHLGAQPWLQGRQGPTWITPHAGEFARLFPELADQPPLRAATAAAKVCSAHQPCSVLLKGARTVIAAADGRRWQLGSACSAAGRAGLGDVLAGYAGGLAAQSMGSGPAELLAAAALAHACAGAQAAERSGSGGADPLAVASELRHGKKLQKQLQQRI, encoded by the coding sequence TTGCCCCAGCCCACCTGGCCCCCGCGCGATGCCGAGCATCTGCTGGTGAGTGGCGGCCAGATGGCCGCACTGGAGCAGCAACTCTTTGCCAGCGGCCTGCCAGTGGAGGCCCTGATGGAAAAGGCAGCGCTGGCGGTAGCGCGGCGCCTGCAACAACCCGATTGGTGGCCCCAGCTGCAGCGCAGCGGCGCTCTGGTGCTGGTGGGGCCAGGCCACAACGGCGGCGATGGCCTGGTGGTGGCGCGCGAACTGCACCTGGCGGGGATCGCCGTGCGGATCTGGAGCCCGTTTGAGCGCCACAAACCGCTCACCGCAGCCCACCTGCGCCACGCCCGCTGGCTCGGGATTCCGCAGCTGGATGCGCCGCCCGATCCAGCCGATCCAGCCGTGTGGATCGATGCGCTGTTCGGCATCGGCCAGAGCCGCCCACCCGGCGACGCCTTGGAAACGCTCTTGCACCAGCGGCAACAGCTGCGGCCAAACCAGCTAATCGCCATCGATGGCCCCACCGGCCTCTGTGCCGACAGCGGCCAGCTCCTGGGCCGCGTGGCCGCCTGCGCCGCCCTCAGCCTGAGCATCGGCCTGATCAAGCAGGGATTCCTGCAGGATCAGGCACTCGCCTGGGTGGGCCGGCTGGAGCGCATTGAGCTGGGGCTGCAGGCCTCGCTGCTACAGGCGTTTGAGCCGGATCAACCTCGAGTTCTATGGGGCCGCGATCTGGAGAGCGCCCCTTGGCCGCAGCCATCCGCAGCCGCCTCGAAATACGAGCGGGGCCGGCTGCTGGTGATCGCGGGCAGCGACGTCTATCGCGGTGCCAGTCAGCTCTGCCTGCAGGGGGCCAGCGCCAGTGGGGTGGGCAGCCTGCGGGCGGCACTGCCGCGCCCTGTGGCCGAGCAGCTGTGGAGTGTGCAGCCCCACGTGGTGGTGAGCGCCGCACTGGAGGCTCATCCCAGCGGCAGCCTGCAGCTGGGGGGGCTCAGCGAGAGCGCCCTGGAGCGGTTGGATGCGGTGGTTCTCGGGCCCGGCCTGGGAGGCACGGCAGCTGCCGAGGCCGCAGCGGAGGCCTCGAGCTGGCAGCGGCTCCAACAGTTCCCGGGCCTCTTGCTGCTCGACGCTGATGGGCTGAATCGCCTCGCACACCTGGGTGCGCAGCCCTGGCTGCAGGGCCGCCAGGGACCCACCTGGATCACCCCACACGCCGGTGAATTTGCCCGCCTCTTCCCGGAGCTGGCTGATCAACCGCCCCTGCGGGCAGCCACAGCCGCCGCCAAGGTCTGCAGTGCTCACCAGCCGTGCAGCGTGCTGCTCAAGGGCGCTCGCACCGTGATCGCGGCCGCCGATGGCCGGCGCTGGCAGCTGGGCTCAGCCTGCAGCGCTGCGGGGCGAGCAGGCCTGGGCGACGTGCTGGCGGGCTATGCCGGTGGCCTCGCCGCCCAGAGCATGGGCAGCGGGCCCGCTGAACTGCTGGCCGCAGCGGCCTTGGCCCACGCCTGCGCTGGCGCCCAGGCGGCTGAACGCTCGGGCAGCGGCGGCGCCGATCCGCTTGCCGTAGCCAGCGAGCTGCGCCACGGGAAGAAATTGCAAAAGCAATTACAACAGCGGATATAG